In Corylus avellana chromosome ca2, CavTom2PMs-1.0, the following proteins share a genomic window:
- the LOC132169326 gene encoding uncharacterized protein LOC132169326: protein MSVIEGSNELAIVPVPNQPSTESTHFSTPGHPHQPHRDQSNSSRSFPIHKHINMPKSAVLFSENFRSSSKASINEILNLAQIPARAKYLGIPLFMHRKKKDSFVELKDRKFWWGYPQEKKHNLSLLSWESVCKPKSLGGLGIRTMESLNNSLLARLGWKMTSNQSLLWVDSLRSKHLKNGISFLNAASNPSSSWLWKGLLKNRKVVEKGACISISSGLNVDIWSSPWIPLMPNFRPIHNANLDVCPSLTVADLIIPGEQISTSRFANRPISDWISTILSPMASFGITKPEVRKFQLFVALVMDFIWRARNLLIHDGLQPSSSQAIVQVSSSLNHHITAWRELDLPTLWVPPVVGYVKGNFDVAVKGSFAVVAAVISDDMRNIISVATQKLNSTDVLQGEASVALLAARLVVSSGCDKLMLEGDALLVVLAINNPSLFSSWTFANCIYNISLVLSSFQSWNALKVSRCANFRALALTKWVTSNLVF from the exons ATGTCTGTGATTGAAGGTTCTAATGAGCTTGCTATCGTCCCTGTTCCAAACCAGCCTTCCACTGAGTCAACCCATTTCTCTACTCCTGGTCATCCTCACCAACCCCACCGAGACCAATCCAACTCTTCCCGCTCTTTCCCAATCCACAAG CATATTAATATGCCTAAATCTGCAGTACTATTCAGTGAAAATTTCCGTTCCAGCTCCAAAGCTTCTATCAATGAGATTCTCAACTTGGCACAAATTCCAGCCCGTGCTAAGTACCTTGGTATCCCTCTCTTCATGCATAGAAAAAAGAAGGATTCTTTTGTTGAGCTCAAGGACAG GAAGTTTTGGTGGGGCTATCCACAGGAAAAGAAGCATAATCTCTCACTTCTCTCTTGGGAAAGCGTTTGCAAGCCGAAATCCTTGGGTGGTTTAGGTATTAGGACTATGGAATCTCTCAATAATTCCTTACTTGCAAGACTTGGTTGGAAGATGACTTCAAATCAATCCCTTCTTTGGGTTGATTCTCTTAGGAGTAAGCATCTCAAGAATggtatttcttttctaaatgcTGCTTCCAATCCTAGCTCTTCTTGGCTTTGGAAGGGTTTGCTGAAAAATAGGAAGGTTGTTGAAAAGGGAGCTTGTATTTCCATCTCCAGTGGTTTGAATGTGGATATTTGGTCCTCTCCTTGGATTCCTTTGATGCCTAATTTTAGGCCTATTCATAATGCTAATTTGGATGTTTGTCCCTCTCTTACTGTGGCTGATCTTATTATTCCAGGGGAGCAA ATTTCCACCTCCAGGTTTGCAAATCGGCCTATCTCTGATTGGATTTCTACAATCCTCTCTCCCATGGCGTCTTTTGGTATTACCAAACCTGAGGTGAGAAAGTTCCAGCTCTTTGTTGCTCTTGTTATGGATTTTATTTGGAGGGCTAGGAACTTGCTTATCCATGATGGCCTTCAACCTTCTTCCAGCCAAGCTATTGTTCAGGTTTCTAGTAGTCTTAATCACCATATTACTGCATGGCGTGAGCTTGATCTACCCACTCTATGGGTGCCTCCGGTTGTAGGTTACGTAAAAGGCAATTTTGATGTCGCAGTGAAGGGGTCGTTTGCGGTTGTGGCGGCAGTGATTAGTGATGATATGCGCAACATTATAAGTGTTGCCACTCAGAAACTTAATTCCACTGAtgttctgcaaggagaagcttCTGTAGCTTTGTTGGCTGCACGGTTGGTAGTCTCCTCTGGTTGTGATAAGCTTATGTTGGAAGGTGATGCCCTTCTGGTTGTTTTAGCTATAAACAACCCGTCTTTATTCTCTTCTTGGACTTTTGCTAATTGTATTTATAATATTAGTTtagttctttcttcttttcaaagttggaatgctttgaaagtttCTCGATGTGCCAACTTTCGTGCACTTGCTCTAACTAAATGGGTCACTTCCAATCTTGTTTTTTGA
- the LOC132169327 gene encoding ankyrin repeat-containing protein NPR4-like, whose amino-acid sequence MIATNCDKDGNNMLHLVGEFSQLNIVLGAALHMQLELLWFEEIKKIVPLAYLKAENSKGKTPKDVFTETHQGLHKDGEKWMRDTANHCMVVATLIATVVFATAFTIPGGNNQGNGTPIFLDHTWFMVFFLSDSIAMLSASTSILIFLSILTSRYTEKDFLDSLPTRLLFGLLALFISIVGMVVAFGATCFLLDILA is encoded by the exons ATGATTGCAACCAATTGTGACAAAGATGGGAACAACATGCTACACTTAGTTGGAGAATTTTCTCAACTAAATATCGTATTAGGGGCAGCCCTTCATATGCAACTTGAGTTATTATGGTTTGAG GAGATTAAAAAGATTGTGCCCCTTGCATACTTGAAGGCAGAGaattcaaaaggaaaaacacCCAAGGATGTATTTACAGAAACACATCAAGGATTACATAAAGATGGTGAAAAGTGGATGAGGGACACGGCAAATCATTGCATGGTTGTGGCAACGCTAATTGCCACGGTAGTTTTCGCTACAGCCTTCACTATACCAGGTGGCAATAATCAAGGAAATGGAACTCCTATCTTTTTGGACCATACTTGGTTTATGGTATTCTTCCTATCAGATTCAATAGCAATGTTATCCGCTTCAACTTCgatattaattttcttatcaATTCTCACATCTCGTTACACAGAAAAGGATTTTCTCGATTCATTACCTACAAGGTTGTTGTTTGGACTATTAGCACTCTTCATCTCCATAGTAGGCATGGTTGTAGCCTTTGGTGCAACTTGCTTTTTG CTCGACATTCTTGCCTAG